Within Kineothrix sp. MB12-C1, the genomic segment ATATTTTCTTCAATGATAATTTTGTTATCATATTCAAAAGCCTGCTCAATCGCGGCAGGAAGCCCGTTTCTGTCAGATACCTTTGTTATGCCAAAAGAAGAGCCGGCCTTTATGGGCTTAACAAACAACGGATAGCCTATTTCTTCAGCTTGAGAAAGAGCCATTCCCGCGTTCATATTATTATCCAAAACGTAGGAACGGGGAACAAGAACACCAGCAGCATGAACAAGCTTATGCGCCCTATCCTTGTCCATACAAAGGGCAGATGCAAGAACGCCGCATCCTGCCATTGGAATATTGGCAAGCTCAAACACCCCTTGTACCGTGCCATCTTCACCATTTCTTCCATGTAAGACAGGAAAAACAACATCAATATAAATTTTTAGGGCCTTATTATCCTTATACTCAAGGATAACGTGTTCCGAACGACTTTGAGATACAACCGCAGGAATACAGGCAATGTCATCATGCCATGTATTGTCTTTAATTTTTTCAATACTGCCGTTAAAGTGAAACCAATCTCCTTGTTTTGTAATACCTATCAAAACAGGAATATACCTTTCCTTGTCCATGTGGCTGATTACCGCATATGCGGATTGCAGGGAAACCTCGTATTCCGGGGAGCAACCTCCAAAAATTACAGCAATCCTTTTTTTATAAATTTCTTTTTCACAATTATTATTGAAGTTCATTTTTCCTCCTTAGGATAAGCTTTAATCACCTTGCATAATTTTTTTCTACCCATACCGCTTTTCTTTACAAATGCTAAAAAACAGTCTGCTTATCTTTTGTATATAAATCATACCCAAAGTAAGCAGACTGCTTTTTAATATAAAATTATTTATTTCCTAAGAAAATCCTAATTCTGCATTGACATTTTCCTAATTTTTTACCGGCAGCGTAATAATAAATACAATGGTTTCGCTTTTGCTGTTTGCCGTAATCGTTCCTCCATGTAATGTAATGATTTCCTTTGCTATTGCCAATCCCAAACCGGCTCCGCCTGTATTTGAGGTACGGGCTTCATCTAAGCGATAGAACTTTTCAAAAATTGAGGACAGTTTTTCTTGTGGAATCGTCTTTCCCTTATTCATAAACGAGATAACTACCGAACCGCCCTTTTCCTCGGCAGAAATGTGTATTTCTGTATTTGGATAGCTGTATGCCATAGCATTTTTCAAAACATTATTGAATACCCTTGCTAATTTATCGGGATCACCATAAATGGTTAAGTTTTCATCGCTTTTAAGAGCTGCTGTATTTCCATTCTCGCATAGTGTAGGCGAAAGCTCATCGATAAGCTGCACAAGCATGTAATACAAATCTATGTTTTCTTTTGATAGACTTATTTGCTGCAGATTATAGCGTGTTATCTCAAAAAATTCGTTTATCATTTTTTCTAAACGGTAAGCCTTATCGAGTGTAATATCTACATACTTTGCCTTTTGATCCGCGGGCATGTCCGGAGCTTCTGCCAAAAGATTGAGATAGCCGATTACTGACGTCAGCGGTGTACGTATATCATGTGCCAAATACATAACCAAATCATTTTTACGCTGTTCGGCTAACTGCGCTTCTAAAGTACGCTGCCTTAATTCCTGCTTTACTGCATTTAGCTTACGTTCTATTGCCGCCATTTCAGATGGTAAATATATCTCGCTATCATTGGATAGTAAGGTATCGATTCCCTGATTGATCATATCGAAATATCTGGTGAACCAATTAAAGACCACCCGCAGCAAAACAAAGAATGTGACGACAATAGCAATCGTCCAAATGATATATTTATAATTGCGAAAGACCAGTTGATATATATTAACCGCATTCCTATAGTCCATTCTAAAAACCTTCCGGAAAACAGAAACCATCCATTCACCGCCGCGCCCACGCCATCCCAACGTATATAAAACCGAAGTAATAATTAAAGCTATAACGGCAATACCCAAAAGCCGAATGTGCAATTTTGACCTAAACTGAGCATAGTCAGCTTTGTTTTTATCATTATATTTCAATTTTATATCCCACTCCCCATATTGTTTTTATATACTTCGGATTGTCAACGGTATCATTTAACTTTTCTCTTAAATGTCGAATGTGAACCGTAATTGTGTTGTTGCTTTTGCTGTAATATTCGTCCTGCCAAATCTTATGAAATAGATCTTCCGCACTAACTACACTACCCTTATTCTCTAAGAGAATACGCAAAATAGAAAACTCCGTGGGGGTTAGTACGAGTGATTTCTCATCCAACAAGCATTCGTGCGTTTTAATATTCATTATTAAGCCAGAATGAGAAATAACATCCTTTGCTGTCCCTTCGGAATGGATCGCATTATATTTCTTGTATCGACGCAGTTGAGCCTTTACTCTTGCAACCATTTCAAGCGGGCGAAATGGTTTCGTAATGTAATCATCTGCGCCGAGTGTAAGCCCTGTGATTTTGTCGGTTTCTTCATCTTTTGCTGTCAGCATAATAACAGGATAGGTATATCGTTCTCTTATTTTCTGACATAGTATAAAACCGTTAATATCAGGTAACATAATATCTAAAATAGCAAGATCAAGCTCTGTTGTGTTGATAAATTCAAGAGCTTCCTTTGCTGTATAAAATTTAAAGACAGTATAGTTTTCGTTATTCAAATAGACTTCTATTAAATCTGCAATTTCAACTTCATCATCAACGACAAGTATTCTATCAGACATATGACAACACTCCTTCCGATGGCAATGCTTTTATTTTACCACACAGCGGACTCTTTATTTATTATTTTTTAAATAAGATATTATTAAGATTTCCCTAAGTCGACTTTTTATATTAAGGTTAACCTTTTGATTAACTTATTCAGTGTAATTGTACACGGCCAATCGGGTTTGACTTTCATACAGATGAAGAAGGAAAAGAACGAAGACATATATCTAAAAATAACACTTTTGAATGGCAACAAAAAACCCCGTAACATCAACGTTTACGGGGTTTTAAAGAGAGACGTCTAACGGATTTGAACCGATGATCAGGGAGTTGCAGACCGGTGCCTGTACGTTTATAGCCTCTTTATCCATGGGCTTTCCACCTAATTGATATTTCTTTAATAATGTTACCGTACTCATTTTGTTTCTCTCTGTAAACGGGGAATATAGTTATAATTTAAAAACTTAATACTAATATTTAGCGCTGCTATTCTGTTTCCAATACCCAGACCTTCATCTGGTTCAATCCTCTGTTTCCCCAAGCGAAATAAGGTATTGCCTTTATTCTTACATGTTCTGCTATCGGTTTTTCTTCCGTATAAAGTGCCTTACTGCCATGCATCCGAATTCCGTTCAGTTCAATAATCACCATACCCTCCAGCGGCTCATTTTCACATACAGATACTGCAAATTCTGTTTCTTTCGGAATTCTAAGTTCTTGTAAATGTTCTCCATTGTCTACACCTTCAAAAGCGTAAACGAAAGGTCCTCTCATTAATGCTACACAACCTTCATTTTCCCTTACTTTGGTATTACAATAAATTTTTCTAATTTCCATGGGAAAAGTAATTTCAACCTTGTCACCCTTTTCCCATATCCTGGACAAATACAAGTATCCATCCTTCTCCTCTGCATCCTTAATTAATTCCCCATTTAACTGAATCGTTCTATTTTTTACATAGGATGGGATTCTGATTGCAAGTGTGAAACATATATTATCTTGCTTAGGATTTATGGTATAGATTATATTTCCTTCCCATGGATAGAGGCTCTTCACTTCGATATCAGCATATTTAAACTCCGCATTACCCCCCAGGTAAAGATGTGAATAAATCGTATCCTCTGACTCACTCCACGCATATTTTCCAAGAGACATCAGCAGTCTGACCACATTAGGCGGGCAACAAGCACAAGCATACCAACCTGGTCTTTCGGGAAGGACATGCTTATGTCCATACAGCTTCCCTGAAATCTCAGGATTAACTTCCAATGGATTTACATAGAAAAATCTCTTCCCATCCAGCTGCATACCGCTCAAAATTCCGTTATACAATGCTCTCTCCATCACATCAGCATATTTATTGGATGGATGGATATCCAACATTTTTTTAGCAAAGAAAACAAGACCAATAGATGCACAAGTTTCAGCATATATTGTATCATTGGGCAAATCATAATCAAGGGAGAAAGCCTCTCCTTCCACAGTAGAACCAATACCTCCGGTTAGATACATTCTCCTTTCAGTTATATTATCCCAAAGAGTTTCACATGCCTGCAAAAGCTCTTCTTCTCCTGTCTTTCCTGCAATATCTGCCATTGCAGTATACATATAAGCAGCTCTGACACTATGCCCTTCCGCCGTTTTCTGTTCCCGAACGGGTGCATAACTCTGGTTATATTTTGTATCCATGGGATCTATTCCGAAATGCGTCCAACCCCGTTGCTCGTTCTCATCTTTAAAAAAATAAGGGTTCTTACCTCGTTCGTCAATAAAATACTGGGCCAGATCGCTATATTTTTCCTTTCCCGTAGTATGATATAACCTCATCAACCCAATTTCAATTTCCTGATGGCCTGGAATTCCGGATCTTTTATCCGGTCCAAACTGATCCATAATATGATCCGCCATCCGCTCCATGACCCTGAGAAGTTTTTCCTTGCCTGTTACCTCATAATATGCAACTGCAGCCTCCATCATATGTCCTGCACAATAAAGCTCATGACATTCTTGCAGGTTTTTCCATCTGCGCTCCGGTTCCTTAATCGTAAAGTATGTATTGAGATATCCATCTTTTTGCTGAGCTTTCCCGATCACATCGATAATCATATCAGCACGCCTCTCCAACACTTCATCCGGCCTTATTGCTAATGAATATGCGACACCCTCCAACCATTTTGCCACATCACTGTCTTGGAATACCATGCCATAAAAATCACCTTTCTCCAATTCAGCAGCAATGCGAAAGTTTGCGAATGCATGACTTTTCTCTGCACCCTCAATATCATCATTCAAAATTGCCTCCTGATAGGGAATCACTACATTTATTATCTGACTCTGTCTTTTTGACCAAAATTCATCACTGATTTTTATATTCCTTAAATCAACTTCTCTATTCATAATTACCATTCCTTTCATTACCCTTTTACTGCTGCTCCGATTGTAAGTGCATTCTCTACTTGTTTACTGAAAATCAGATACAAAATAATAGGTGCTATACTAGCAATCGTCAACGCAGCAGCGGAGGCACCCCAATCAGTTGCAAATTTACCTTGAAAATAAACCAATCCGAGAGGTAATGTTTTTAAAGCATTATTTGAAATTACAATAAGTGCAGTAAACAACTCATTCCACGAATTCAGAAAAATAAATATGGAAGCTGACGCTATCGCAGGTTTAACCAAAGGCATAATAATTAAAAAAAAGCAAGTATATATATTGGCTCCATCAATTGCAGCCGATTCCTCCATCTCATATGGAATTGATCTGAAAAAAGCATAGAATACCATGGATGTAAAGGAAAGATTAAATACAATATAAGGAATAATCACTGATAACAACGTATCTTGCAGATGAAGATCTCTGACAAGAATAACAAGAGGTATAATAATAATCTGTACAGGAATAAACATGCCCAAAATTGCATAAATTCTCACTGCATTTGATAACCTCCATCTCATCCTGGCTGTGGCATAGGAAAACATTAAAGCAATCAATATAGTAAATGTTACAGTTATAATTGCTACAAATGTACTATTTTTAAAAAATAATAGTATATTAAATTGCGTTATTGCATTTACATAATTTTCAATACGGAAGTTTGTTGGAAAACCATATACATTAGTTGAAAATATCTCTTCATTATTTTTTAGAGAGTTAAATGCCATCCAGATAAGCGGATAAATTGAAGCAAATGAGAATGTTGTTAAAACAAGATAAAGTATTGATTTTAAACAGATTTTTTTAAATCCTTCTGTCAAGCGAACGCCCTCCTTTAATATATAATTCTTTCTCGCGCCATAAATTTATTAATAATCAGTGTAAACAGCAAGCATTCTGCTACCAGTATGACTGCAGAAACACATCCGTACCCAAATTCTCCTTTTTGGAATGCCGATTTGTACATAAGGTAAGAAAGTGTCATCGTTGATCCGCCTGGACCACCGCCAGTCATAACAAACATATTGTCAAAGGCTTTTAGACCACCTGTAATCGACATAACAAAAGTGAACTTATAGGTTTCCGCTATCAGCGGGAGCGTAATTTTCCTATGAATTGTCATAGACGATGCTCCATCAATCGTTGCCGCTTCATAATATTGTTCCGGTATTGATTTAATTGCAGTATAAATAAATACAAACATAATCCCCATAAATTGCCAGGCATTAGTAAATGCTACAGAGTAAATTGCTACTTTGGGATCAGATAGAAATGCTATCTTGTGATTTTCACCGAATATTCCCAAAATATTATTGATCAATCCATGATCGTAGTTATATAGTTGAGACCACAATTGTCCAACAACCGTTACTGATAATACAACCGGAATGAAAAAACTAGTTTTAAAAAATGCCCTACCTTTAATACGGAGTGTCTTCGTTGAAAATATGAGTGCCATAACGGTCGCTACTCCTTGTTGGTAAATGAAAACAACGGCAGCAAAAATAAGCCCATTCTTTAAAGAAGGAATAAAATCAGGATCTTTTAATATTGTTTTATAATTTTCTAATCCGGTAAAAATAGGCTCAGTAATACCATCCCAATCATAAAAGCTTTTTATTAATGTCTGAAATATCGGATATATCATCATCAATGTGTACAACGCTAAAAATGGCATTACAAATATAAATATTGCAGATTTCTTGTTTAAAAATTTATTCATATTATGTCTTCTCCTTGAAGGACGTACTCCGGTTAAATTTATTAAATATAATATTTAAAATACCCCAAATTTCTATCCAAGTGATACTTATTAGATAAAAACTTGGGGCACACCAATAATCATAGTCTTACTTTTTTATCATTGTCTGTTCTTTTCAAGAAAAGCGTTAACATTTGTAGCAAACTCATCCGGGGCATATTCACCGGTAAATAATTTTTGTACCTCACTACCTAAATCTGTCTGGATTTTGCTGCTCTCAAAGCCCCATCCCATTATGGTGGAATATTTTACATTGGCAACTGCCTCTGAAAGCTGATTTGTCAATGCGTTGGGAGCTTTTTCCGGAGTAAACGATGCCTCTAACATTGTATTAAGCTCGCCGGTCTTTACAATTCTTGCTTCGATATTTTTTAAAGCGAATTGCACAGCATATTCGGCAGCAATGTCCTTGTATTGGCTATTTGCAGCTACCGCAAATCCACCTGTGAAACCTCCGCCACTCATCACTCCGGAATCTTTTACAGCTTGAGCCTCTGAAGCATCAGCTAATACATATGGCAGAAGTAATGTTACATCATCTCCCATCGTATCTCCAAATTCCTGGGCCATCCAATTTCCGCATAATAGCATCGCCGATTTTCCGCTCTTAAAATCAGCAACAGCCGAATCATAGTCCATTGAAAATGCATCCTTTGAGATAAGTCCTTTATTAGCAATTTCTTGAATTTTAGAAGCTGCATTAAGATACGCCGGATCCGATGCATTTGCAGTGCCATTCAAATCCAAATCTGTAATACCCTTTTGACTTTGAGTTAAAGAAAACATATCAAAAAGCTGTAGGGGAGGCCATGTTTCTTTCAGCCAAATTCCAAGCGGTACAATACCTTTCGCTTTTAACAATTCTCCAGCCTGAAGGAACTCTTCATAATTTTCAGGAACTTTTGCTCCCGCCTCTTCAAACAGAGCCTTATTAACATAAATTACAGCAAAATTTGTGTTGGAGCCAATTATTCCCCAAGTATGCCCATCTTGTTGCATTAAAAGCGACTGCCCTGTAGGGGTAAGCTGATCTGCTATATTTAGCTTTTGAATATAATCATCTAGCGGAACAGCACTATTTGAATTGACTGCCGTAGCAATATCAGAAGTAGATACCTCAAATATATCCGGCAGGCTGCCTGTTGCAAAATATGTTTTTAACTTCGCTCCACTGTCTTGCGGCATAACATCAACTTCTATTTCAACATTTGGCATTATTTTTTTCATTTCTGCCATTGCATAATCGAGCTGAGACTTTTCATCTTCAGAAGTATAATGAGCATACATCTTCAATTTTACAGTTTCAGCGGGAGTATCAGCTGCCGGTGTTTCAGTCGCGGTAGTCTCTGCTTCAGAAACTGTATCAGATACATTATTATCCGGGGTTTGAGAAGCACAAGCAGTCAGTGATATAGCCATAATTGATACCATTAGTAATGCTTTAAATTTCGAGAAAAATTTATACATTTAGCCTCCTCCTATAAATTCAATTTGATATGTTGTTTTCTCTAAGCTTAGGATGATTTTATTCTAACAGGTCCATTGTATGAACAGAAGGAAAAATCCGATACCTTTTTGTAATTTGAGGTGTATTATTCAAATATGGTAAAGAAGAGGTCATTAAAAGACCCTTTCCAATAAAGCTATAAGCAAGCACAGTTAGAAAAGGCTACTCCTATAAGCTGATATGTAATTAACAGAAAAGAACGTTATAAATTATGCTATTTCTTACTATTTCCGTATTCACTGGGAGATAATCCTGTATACTTTTTAAAGCATTTGCTGAAATAACCGGCATCACTATATCCGATCACTTCTGATATTCTGGATATTGCAATATCTTTGTCGGAGGTCAACAATTCCTTGGCTTTTTGCATTCTTGCACTAGTGATATAATCGGACACTGTTATACCTATTTCTTTTTTAAAAGTTTTCCGTAAATAACTGGAATTTATAAAAACATTCTTCGAAATCTTACCAATATCCAGCTCATTATCCTGTAAATTAGAGTCAATATAATCCTTTACCTTTTTTACTAATAACTTTGATTTTGTTAATTTATGTTTATCCAAATAATAGATGACTTTTTCAAATAACTGAGTAAACCAAAGTAAAGACGTTTCCAAGGAACCGATATTATTAATTTCTGAATAAGGAGAAAAATTCTTACCAAAAACATCCTCAATACTTTTGCCAAGTTCAACAATATAGGAAAGGCATAATGAAACTAAGCCCGCAAAAATAGTCATGGTATAATCTACCGACAGTTTTTGTTCCTTTATAAAAGAAAAAATATTAGCCAGCTCTTCTTTAATAACTTCAATATCACCCATTTTTAACCCCAGAAGCAGATTTTCATTAATTTCACTGGGGTAAAAACCAATATTCATTCCATTTGACTCAACGCTGCTATAATCTATTACCTTTGAATTACTCAAAATAAGTTTGTTTTGCAGCGCAGCCAGAGCATCTTTGTAAGAACCACGGACGGCTTCAAATCCCCTGGCAGGTCTGCCAATGCCGACCGTCACAGTAAAGTCAAAGTATTTCCTTACTACCTCACAAAGTCTCTGGTATCCATCTGTACTGAATTTTATCAAATCTTCGTCATCTTCAAATTGAATCAGCGAAATAATTCTTCCTTCTGGCCCGTTGAAAATAATATTTTTCCCTTTGATGTTGGTAATTTCATTTAAAATATTGGCAAGAGCAAATTGCCAAAGTACAATTTCACTTGCCTCACTCCACCTTTGATACATGTTGTCTATCTCCACAATTGCTACACGAAATAAAAGTGAATGAATATTAATACCCAATCGGCTTAAGCGGGCTATCATTTCATCCTCCTTCAAAATAAATTCATTGCTAATCAATAGGTTAAGCAGCCTTCCTTTTATCATCTCTGTTTCTGCTTTATGAGCCGTTATTTCAAGCCTGTCTTTCTCAATACTTTCTTTTATCTTAAGTAGTGGAACCATCAATTCATCGTTATTAAATGGTTTTAGTATATAGTCCAGGGCGCCTAGCTTTATCGCTTTTCTTGCATAATCAAATTCATTATGTCCAGTTACCAATATAACTGCTATGTTAGAATACTGGTCCCTAAGC encodes:
- a CDS encoding sensor histidine kinase, which encodes MKLKYNDKNKADYAQFRSKLHIRLLGIAVIALIITSVLYTLGWRGRGGEWMVSVFRKVFRMDYRNAVNIYQLVFRNYKYIIWTIAIVVTFFVLLRVVFNWFTRYFDMINQGIDTLLSNDSEIYLPSEMAAIERKLNAVKQELRQRTLEAQLAEQRKNDLVMYLAHDIRTPLTSVIGYLNLLAEAPDMPADQKAKYVDITLDKAYRLEKMINEFFEITRYNLQQISLSKENIDLYYMLVQLIDELSPTLCENGNTAALKSDENLTIYGDPDKLARVFNNVLKNAMAYSYPNTEIHISAEEKGGSVVISFMNKGKTIPQEKLSSIFEKFYRLDEARTSNTGGAGLGLAIAKEIITLHGGTITANSKSETIVFIITLPVKN
- a CDS encoding glycoside hydrolase family 127 protein, whose translation is MNREVDLRNIKISDEFWSKRQSQIINVVIPYQEAILNDDIEGAEKSHAFANFRIAAELEKGDFYGMVFQDSDVAKWLEGVAYSLAIRPDEVLERRADMIIDVIGKAQQKDGYLNTYFTIKEPERRWKNLQECHELYCAGHMMEAAVAYYEVTGKEKLLRVMERMADHIMDQFGPDKRSGIPGHQEIEIGLMRLYHTTGKEKYSDLAQYFIDERGKNPYFFKDENEQRGWTHFGIDPMDTKYNQSYAPVREQKTAEGHSVRAAYMYTAMADIAGKTGEEELLQACETLWDNITERRMYLTGGIGSTVEGEAFSLDYDLPNDTIYAETCASIGLVFFAKKMLDIHPSNKYADVMERALYNGILSGMQLDGKRFFYVNPLEVNPEISGKLYGHKHVLPERPGWYACACCPPNVVRLLMSLGKYAWSESEDTIYSHLYLGGNAEFKYADIEVKSLYPWEGNIIYTINPKQDNICFTLAIRIPSYVKNRTIQLNGELIKDAEEKDGYLYLSRIWEKGDKVEITFPMEIRKIYCNTKVRENEGCVALMRGPFVYAFEGVDNGEHLQELRIPKETEFAVSVCENEPLEGMVIIELNGIRMHGSKALYTEEKPIAEHVRIKAIPYFAWGNRGLNQMKVWVLETE
- a CDS encoding carbohydrate ABC transporter permease, with the protein product MNKFLNKKSAIFIFVMPFLALYTLMMIYPIFQTLIKSFYDWDGITEPIFTGLENYKTILKDPDFIPSLKNGLIFAAVVFIYQQGVATVMALIFSTKTLRIKGRAFFKTSFFIPVVLSVTVVGQLWSQLYNYDHGLINNILGIFGENHKIAFLSDPKVAIYSVAFTNAWQFMGIMFVFIYTAIKSIPEQYYEAATIDGASSMTIHRKITLPLIAETYKFTFVMSITGGLKAFDNMFVMTGGGPGGSTMTLSYLMYKSAFQKGEFGYGCVSAVILVAECLLFTLIINKFMARERIIY
- a CDS encoding ABC transporter substrate-binding protein — translated: MYKFFSKFKALLMVSIMAISLTACASQTPDNNVSDTVSEAETTATETPAADTPAETVKLKMYAHYTSEDEKSQLDYAMAEMKKIMPNVEIEVDVMPQDSGAKLKTYFATGSLPDIFEVSTSDIATAVNSNSAVPLDDYIQKLNIADQLTPTGQSLLMQQDGHTWGIIGSNTNFAVIYVNKALFEEAGAKVPENYEEFLQAGELLKAKGIVPLGIWLKETWPPLQLFDMFSLTQSQKGITDLDLNGTANASDPAYLNAASKIQEIANKGLISKDAFSMDYDSAVADFKSGKSAMLLCGNWMAQEFGDTMGDDVTLLLPYVLADASEAQAVKDSGVMSGGGFTGGFAVAANSQYKDIAAEYAVQFALKNIEARIVKTGELNTMLEASFTPEKAPNALTNQLSEAVANVKYSTIMGWGFESSKIQTDLGSEVQKLFTGEYAPDEFATNVNAFLEKNRQ
- a CDS encoding response regulator, with translation MLKLIVVDDEPLYRQYLVESVEWENYGFEICCEAKNGLDALEKIGTFKPDIALVDINMPFMNGLELIERLRDQYSNIAVILVTGHNEFDYARKAIKLGALDYILKPFNNDELMVPLLKIKESIEKDRLEITAHKAETEMIKGRLLNLLISNEFILKEDEMIARLSRLGINIHSLLFRVAIVEIDNMYQRWSEASEIVLWQFALANILNEITNIKGKNIIFNGPEGRIISLIQFEDDEDLIKFSTDGYQRLCEVVRKYFDFTVTVGIGRPARGFEAVRGSYKDALAALQNKLILSNSKVIDYSSVESNGMNIGFYPSEINENLLLGLKMGDIEVIKEELANIFSFIKEQKLSVDYTMTIFAGLVSLCLSYIVELGKSIEDVFGKNFSPYSEINNIGSLETSLLWFTQLFEKVIYYLDKHKLTKSKLLVKKVKDYIDSNLQDNELDIGKISKNVFINSSYLRKTFKKEIGITVSDYITSARMQKAKELLTSDKDIAISRISEVIGYSDAGYFSKCFKKYTGLSPSEYGNSKK
- the vanR gene encoding VanR-ABDEGLN family response regulator transcription factor; this translates as MSDRILVVDDEVEIADLIEVYLNNENYTVFKFYTAKEALEFINTTELDLAILDIMLPDINGFILCQKIRERYTYPVIMLTAKDEETDKITGLTLGADDYITKPFRPLEMVARVKAQLRRYKKYNAIHSEGTAKDVISHSGLIMNIKTHECLLDEKSLVLTPTEFSILRILLENKGSVVSAEDLFHKIWQDEYYSKSNNTITVHIRHLREKLNDTVDNPKYIKTIWGVGYKIEI
- a CDS encoding carbohydrate ABC transporter permease gives rise to the protein MTEGFKKICLKSILYLVLTTFSFASIYPLIWMAFNSLKNNEEIFSTNVYGFPTNFRIENYVNAITQFNILLFFKNSTFVAIITVTFTILIALMFSYATARMRWRLSNAVRIYAILGMFIPVQIIIIPLVILVRDLHLQDTLLSVIIPYIVFNLSFTSMVFYAFFRSIPYEMEESAAIDGANIYTCFFLIIMPLVKPAIASASIFIFLNSWNELFTALIVISNNALKTLPLGLVYFQGKFATDWGASAAALTIASIAPIILYLIFSKQVENALTIGAAVKG
- the vanG gene encoding D-alanine--D-serine ligase VanG — translated: MYKKRIAVIFGGCSPEYEVSLQSAYAVISHMDKERYIPVLIGITKQGDWFHFNGSIEKIKDNTWHDDIACIPAVVSQSRSEHVILEYKDNKALKIYIDVVFPVLHGRNGEDGTVQGVFELANIPMAGCGVLASALCMDKDRAHKLVHAAGVLVPRSYVLDNNMNAGMALSQAEEIGYPLFVKPIKAGSSFGITKVSDRNGLPAAIEQAFEYDNKIIIEENISGFEVGCAVLGNDTLTVGEVDEIELSDGFFDSVEKYTLKTSAIHVPARIDAATVNKVKQTAKVIYKTLDCRGFARVDMFLSSEGEIVFNEVNTIPGFTAHSRFPTMLKAVGLSFEQIITAAIELAVEK